A portion of the Citrobacter rodentium NBRC 105723 = DSM 16636 genome contains these proteins:
- the maoP gene encoding macrodomain Ori organization protein MaoP encodes MAESFTTTNRYFDNKYYPRGFSRHGDFTIKEAQLLERHGYAFNELNLGKREPVTEEEKLFVAVCRGEREPVTEAERVWSKYMSRIKRPKRFHTLSGGKPQMEGAEDYTESDD; translated from the coding sequence ATGGCGGAAAGCTTTACGACGACTAATCGATATTTCGACAACAAATATTATCCACGCGGGTTCTCTCGTCATGGTGATTTCACCATCAAAGAGGCGCAACTGCTTGAACGTCATGGTTATGCCTTCAACGAGCTGAATCTGGGCAAACGTGAGCCGGTTACCGAAGAGGAGAAACTCTTTGTGGCGGTATGCCGTGGTGAGCGCGAGCCGGTGACCGAAGCGGAACGTGTATGGTCCAAATACATGTCGCGCATCAAGCGTCCAAAACGTTTCCACACGCTGTCTGGCGGTAAGCCGCAGATGGAAGGCGCTGAAGACTACACAGAGTCTGATGACTAA
- a CDS encoding YifB family Mg chelatase-like AAA ATPase: MSLSIVHTRAALGVHAPAITIEVHISNGLPGLTLVGLPETTVKEARDRVRSAIINSGYEFPAKKITINLAPADLPKEGGRYDLPIAVALLAASEQLTTHRLNQYELVGELALTGALRGVPGAISSATEAIRAGRGIIVAKENEEEVGLIGGDGCLVADHLQAVCAFLEGKQSLDHPTASEAAPCATHEDLRDIIGQEQGKRSLEITAAGGHNLLLIGPPGTGKTMLASRLNGLLPPLSNEEAQESAAILSLVNATCVQKQWKQRPFRAPHHSASLTAMVGGGSIPAPGEISLAHNGILFLDELPEFERRTLDALREPIESGQIHLSRTRAKITYPARFQLVAAMNPSPTGHYQGNHNRCTPEQTLRYLARLSGPFLDRFDLSLEIPLLPPGILRQTELKGESSDTVKRRVIAAQSRQYQRQGKLNAHLHSREIRQYCSLAAEDSQWLEETLIHLGLSIRAWQRLLKVSRTIADLEQAEEITRRHLQ; this comes from the coding sequence ATGTCACTGTCTATTGTTCATACGCGAGCTGCGCTTGGCGTTCACGCCCCAGCCATCACTATCGAAGTTCATATCAGTAATGGTCTGCCCGGTTTAACCCTGGTGGGTTTGCCGGAAACCACCGTTAAAGAGGCTCGCGACCGGGTGCGTAGCGCCATCATCAATAGCGGTTATGAATTTCCGGCGAAAAAAATCACCATTAACCTGGCTCCGGCCGATCTGCCGAAAGAGGGAGGAAGGTACGATTTACCTATCGCTGTCGCGCTTCTGGCGGCTTCAGAACAGCTTACAACCCATAGGCTTAATCAATACGAGTTAGTGGGCGAATTAGCGCTTACAGGCGCGCTACGCGGCGTTCCTGGCGCCATATCCAGCGCAACGGAAGCGATACGGGCAGGAAGAGGCATCATTGTCGCCAAAGAGAACGAAGAGGAAGTCGGGCTTATTGGTGGCGATGGCTGCCTGGTGGCCGATCATTTGCAGGCCGTCTGCGCTTTTCTGGAAGGAAAGCAGTCGCTTGATCATCCCACCGCCAGTGAAGCTGCGCCCTGCGCTACGCATGAGGATCTGCGCGATATCATTGGTCAGGAGCAAGGTAAACGCAGTCTCGAAATTACGGCGGCAGGCGGACATAACCTGCTGTTGATAGGTCCACCAGGTACAGGGAAAACGATGCTGGCCAGCCGTCTCAATGGACTTTTGCCGCCGCTGAGCAACGAGGAGGCGCAGGAGAGCGCGGCTATCCTCAGCCTGGTCAACGCAACCTGTGTGCAAAAGCAGTGGAAACAACGCCCTTTTCGGGCGCCGCATCACAGCGCATCCCTGACGGCAATGGTCGGCGGCGGCTCAATCCCCGCGCCGGGAGAAATATCGCTGGCGCATAACGGCATACTTTTTCTGGATGAATTACCCGAATTTGAACGCCGCACCCTGGATGCGCTACGTGAACCCATTGAATCCGGTCAGATTCATCTTTCGCGTACGCGAGCCAAGATCACTTATCCCGCCCGCTTTCAGCTGGTTGCGGCTATGAATCCCAGCCCTACGGGGCATTATCAGGGCAATCATAACCGCTGTACGCCCGAACAGACGCTGCGCTATCTCGCCCGACTCTCCGGTCCGTTTCTTGATCGCTTTGATCTCTCACTGGAGATCCCTTTACTGCCGCCTGGCATTCTCAGGCAAACGGAGCTCAAAGGGGAAAGTAGCGATACGGTAAAACGGCGGGTCATCGCCGCACAGTCGCGCCAGTATCAGCGCCAGGGCAAACTGAATGCACATTTACACAGCAGGGAGATTCGCCAGTATTGTTCGCTGGCTGCTGAGGATTCGCAGTGGCTGGAGGAGACGCTTATCCATCTCGGGTTATCAATACGGGCGTGGCAGCGGCTATTGAAAGTATCGAGGACCATTGCCGATCTTGAACAGGCGGAGGAGATTACACGCCGGCACTTGCAGTAG
- the ilvL gene encoding ilv operon leader peptide: MTALLRVISLVVISVVVIIIPPCGAALGRGKA, encoded by the coding sequence ATGACAGCCCTTCTACGAGTGATTAGCTTGGTCGTGATTAGCGTGGTGGTGATTATTATCCCACCGTGCGGGGCTGCACTTGGACGAGGAAAGGCTTAG
- the ilvX gene encoding peptide IlvX, translating to MNNSIKLCFSGFMTGN from the coding sequence ATGAACAATAGCATAAAACTCTGTTTCTCAGGATTTATGACGGGGAACTAA
- the ilvG gene encoding acetolactate synthase 2 catalytic subunit — MNGAQWVVHALRAQGVETVFGYPGGAIMPVYDALYDGGVEHLLCRHEQGAAMAAIGYARATGKTGVCIATSGPGATNLITGLADALLDSVPVVAITGQVSAPFIGTDAFQEVDVLGLSLACTKHSFLVQSLEELPRIMAEAFEVASSGRPGPVLVDIPKDIQLASGALEPYFTTVESEAVFPYADVEQARAMLAQAQKPMLYVGGGVGMAQAVPALREFLAVTQMPVTCTLKGLGAVEADYPYYLGMLGMHGAKAANFAVQECDLLIAVGARFDDRVTGKLNTFAPHASVIHMDIDPAELNKLRQAHVALQGDLNRLLSALQQTISIDAWRQHNAALRAEHAWRYDHPGEAIYAPLLLKQLSERKPADSVVTTDVGQHQMWSAQHMSYSRPENFITSSGLGTMGFGLPAAVGAQVARPDDTVICISGDGSFMMNVQELGTVKRKQLPLKIVLLDNQRLGMVRQWQQLFFEERYSETTLTDNPDFLMLASAFGIPGQHITRKDQVEAALDTMLNSEGPYLLHVSIDELENVWPLVPPGASNSEMLEKSS; from the coding sequence ATGAACGGAGCACAGTGGGTGGTACACGCGTTGCGTGCGCAGGGTGTCGAGACAGTATTCGGCTACCCCGGCGGTGCCATAATGCCGGTCTACGACGCATTGTATGACGGCGGCGTGGAACACCTGCTGTGCCGCCACGAACAGGGCGCAGCGATGGCCGCGATCGGTTATGCCCGCGCTACTGGTAAAACCGGGGTCTGTATTGCCACTTCCGGTCCGGGAGCGACCAACCTGATCACCGGACTGGCGGATGCGCTGCTGGATTCCGTTCCGGTAGTGGCGATCACCGGCCAGGTTTCTGCCCCGTTCATCGGCACCGATGCCTTTCAGGAAGTCGACGTTCTTGGGCTTTCCCTGGCCTGCACGAAGCACAGTTTTCTGGTGCAGTCGCTGGAGGAACTGCCGCGTATCATGGCCGAGGCGTTTGAAGTGGCCAGTTCCGGCCGTCCCGGACCCGTTCTGGTCGATATTCCGAAAGACATTCAGTTAGCCAGCGGCGCGCTGGAACCTTATTTCACCACCGTCGAAAGCGAAGCGGTTTTCCCTTATGCCGATGTTGAACAGGCCCGCGCTATGCTGGCGCAGGCGCAAAAACCGATGCTGTATGTCGGCGGCGGCGTAGGGATGGCGCAGGCAGTGCCGGCGCTGCGCGAGTTTCTGGCAGTAACGCAGATGCCCGTCACCTGCACGCTGAAAGGTCTGGGCGCCGTCGAGGCGGATTATCCGTACTATCTGGGTATGTTGGGCATGCATGGCGCCAAAGCGGCGAACTTCGCGGTCCAGGAGTGCGATTTGCTGATTGCAGTAGGCGCACGTTTTGATGACCGGGTGACGGGTAAGCTGAATACTTTCGCACCGCACGCCAGCGTGATCCATATGGATATAGACCCGGCAGAACTGAATAAATTGCGTCAGGCGCACGTTGCCTTGCAGGGCGATCTGAACAGGCTGCTGTCTGCGCTGCAGCAAACGATAAGCATCGATGCATGGCGTCAACATAACGCGGCGCTGCGGGCGGAACATGCCTGGCGCTACGACCATCCGGGAGAGGCCATTTACGCGCCGCTGCTGCTGAAACAGCTTTCTGAGCGTAAACCCGCTGACAGCGTAGTGACGACCGACGTTGGTCAGCATCAGATGTGGTCAGCGCAGCACATGAGCTACAGTCGTCCGGAAAATTTCATCACCTCCAGCGGCCTGGGTACGATGGGCTTTGGCTTACCGGCTGCGGTAGGGGCGCAGGTTGCGCGTCCTGACGATACCGTAATCTGTATCTCCGGTGACGGCTCTTTCATGATGAACGTTCAGGAGCTGGGCACCGTGAAACGCAAACAGCTGCCGTTGAAAATTGTTTTGCTCGACAACCAACGGTTAGGGATGGTCCGACAGTGGCAGCAGCTGTTTTTCGAGGAACGCTATAGCGAAACCACCCTGACCGATAACCCCGATTTCCTTATGTTAGCCAGCGCCTTCGGCATACCTGGCCAACACATCACCCGTAAAGACCAGGTTGAAGCGGCGCTCGACACCATGCTGAACAGTGAGGGGCCATACCTGCTTCATGTCTCAATCGACGAACTTGAGAACGTCTGGCCACTGGTGCCGCCTGGCGCCAGCAACTCAGAAATGCTGGAGAAATCATCATGA
- the ilvM gene encoding acetolactate synthase 2 small subunit encodes MMQHQVAVEARFNPETLERVLRVVRHRGFQVCAMNMEAASDAQNINIELTVASPRSVDLLFSQLTKLADVAHVAICQSTTTSQQIRA; translated from the coding sequence ATGATGCAACATCAGGTCGCTGTAGAAGCTCGCTTTAATCCAGAAACATTAGAACGCGTTTTACGTGTGGTCCGCCATCGCGGTTTTCAGGTCTGCGCCATGAATATGGAAGCGGCCAGCGACGCGCAAAACATAAATATCGAATTGACCGTTGCCAGCCCACGGTCGGTCGACTTACTGTTTAGTCAGTTAACAAAGCTGGCAGACGTTGCGCATGTCGCTATCTGCCAGAGCACAACCACATCACAACAAATCCGCGCCTGA
- the ilvE gene encoding branched-chain-amino-acid transaminase, with protein MTTKKADYIWFNGEMVRWEDAKVHVMSHALHYGTSVFEGIRCYDSHKGPVVFRHREHMQRLHDSAKIYRFPVSRSVDELMEACREVIRKNNLTSAYIRPLVFVGDVGMGVNPPEGYTTDVIIAAFPWGAYLGAEALEQGIDAMVSSWNRAAPNTIPTAAKAGGNYLSSLLVGSEARRHGYQEGIALDVNGYISEGAGENLFEVKDGVLFTPPFTSSALPGITRDAIIKLAKDLGIEVREQVLSRESLYLADEVFMSGTAAEITPVRSVDGIQVGEGRCGPVTKRIQQAFFGLFTGETEDKYGWLDQVNH; from the coding sequence ATGACGACGAAAAAAGCTGATTACATTTGGTTCAATGGTGAGATGGTTCGCTGGGAGGACGCGAAAGTCCACGTGATGTCCCACGCGCTGCATTACGGTACATCTGTGTTTGAAGGTATCCGTTGCTACGATTCTCACAAAGGGCCGGTGGTGTTCCGTCATCGTGAACACATGCAGCGTCTGCATGATTCAGCCAAAATCTATCGTTTCCCGGTTTCCCGGAGCGTGGATGAACTGATGGAAGCCTGCCGTGAAGTGATTCGTAAAAACAATCTGACCAGCGCCTACATTCGTCCACTGGTATTTGTTGGCGACGTTGGAATGGGCGTGAATCCGCCTGAAGGATACACCACCGACGTGATCATCGCCGCGTTCCCGTGGGGCGCTTACCTGGGCGCAGAAGCGCTGGAGCAGGGGATCGACGCGATGGTTTCTTCCTGGAACCGTGCGGCGCCGAATACCATCCCGACCGCGGCGAAAGCGGGCGGCAACTACCTCTCCTCGCTGCTGGTCGGCAGCGAAGCGCGTCGTCACGGCTATCAGGAGGGGATTGCGCTGGATGTGAATGGTTATATCTCCGAAGGCGCAGGCGAAAACCTGTTTGAAGTGAAAGATGGCGTACTGTTTACGCCGCCGTTTACCTCCTCTGCGCTGCCGGGCATCACCCGCGACGCGATCATTAAACTGGCGAAAGATCTGGGCATTGAAGTACGCGAACAGGTGTTGTCACGCGAATCCCTGTATCTGGCGGACGAAGTCTTTATGTCCGGCACCGCCGCGGAAATTACCCCGGTTCGCAGCGTCGACGGCATTCAGGTCGGCGAAGGCCGCTGCGGCCCGGTAACAAAACGCATCCAGCAGGCTTTCTTTGGCCTCTTTACCGGTGAAACCGAAGATAAATACGGCTGGTTGGATCAGGTTAATCACTAA
- the ilvD gene encoding dihydroxy-acid dehydratase gives MPKYRSATTTHGRNMAGARALWRATGMTDDDFGKPIIAVVNSFTQFVPGHVHLRDLGKLVAEQIEAAGGVAKEFNTIAVDDGIAMGHGGMLYSLPSRELIADSVEYMVNAHCADAMVCISNCDKITPGMLMASLRLNIPVIFVSGGPMEAGKTKLSDQIIKLDLVDAMVQGADPKVSDDQSNQVERSACPTCGSCSGMFTANSMNCLTEALGLSQPGNGSLLATHADRKQLFLNAGKRIVELTKRYYEQDDASALPRNIASKAAFENAMTLDIAMGGSTNTVLHLLAAAQEAEIDFTMSDIDKLSRQVPQLCKVAPSTQKYHMEDVHRAGGVLGILGELDRAGLLNRDVKNVLGLTLPQTLEQYDVMVTQDEAVKQMFRAGPAGIRTTKAFSQECRWDSLDDDRAEGCIRSLEHAYSKDGGLAVLYGNFAENGCIVKTAGVDDSILKFTGPAKVYESQDDAVEAILGGKVVEGDVVVIRYEGPKGGPGMQEMLYPTSFLKSMGLGKACALITDGRFSGGTSGLSIGHVSPEAASGGNIGLIEDGDTIAIDIPARSIQLQVSEAELAARREAQEARGDKAWTPKDRQRQVSFALRAYASLATSADKGAVRDKSKLGG, from the coding sequence ATGCCTAAGTACCGTTCCGCCACCACCACTCATGGCCGCAATATGGCAGGAGCCCGCGCGCTGTGGCGCGCAACCGGAATGACTGATGATGATTTTGGCAAACCGATCATCGCCGTCGTGAACTCGTTCACACAGTTTGTGCCGGGTCACGTTCATCTGCGCGATCTCGGCAAGCTGGTGGCCGAACAAATCGAGGCGGCGGGCGGCGTGGCGAAAGAGTTCAACACCATTGCCGTGGATGATGGTATCGCGATGGGCCACGGGGGGATGCTTTATTCACTGCCGTCCCGCGAACTGATCGCTGACTCTGTAGAGTATATGGTGAATGCCCACTGCGCCGATGCGATGGTCTGTATCTCTAACTGCGACAAAATCACGCCCGGGATGCTGATGGCCTCTTTACGCCTGAATATACCGGTGATCTTCGTTTCCGGTGGGCCAATGGAGGCCGGAAAGACCAAACTGTCGGATCAGATCATCAAGCTCGATCTGGTGGATGCGATGGTGCAGGGGGCGGATCCGAAAGTTTCTGACGATCAAAGTAATCAGGTGGAGCGTTCCGCCTGTCCGACCTGCGGTTCCTGTTCAGGGATGTTTACCGCCAACTCAATGAACTGTCTGACCGAAGCGCTGGGGCTGTCGCAGCCGGGTAATGGTTCTCTGCTGGCGACCCACGCCGACCGTAAACAGCTGTTCCTGAATGCCGGTAAGCGCATCGTTGAGCTGACCAAACGCTATTACGAGCAGGATGACGCAAGCGCGCTGCCGCGCAACATCGCCAGCAAGGCGGCGTTTGAAAACGCCATGACGCTGGATATCGCCATGGGCGGCTCCACCAACACCGTACTGCATCTGCTGGCGGCGGCGCAGGAAGCGGAAATCGACTTCACCATGAGCGATATCGATAAGCTTTCCCGCCAGGTGCCGCAGCTGTGCAAAGTTGCGCCGAGCACCCAGAAGTACCATATGGAAGATGTCCACCGTGCGGGCGGCGTGCTGGGGATCCTCGGCGAACTGGATCGCGCGGGTCTGCTGAACCGCGACGTGAAAAACGTGCTGGGCCTGACGCTGCCGCAGACGCTTGAACAATATGACGTGATGGTGACGCAGGATGAGGCCGTGAAGCAGATGTTCCGCGCCGGTCCGGCAGGTATTCGCACCACAAAAGCGTTTTCTCAAGAGTGTCGCTGGGATTCGCTGGATGATGACCGTGCGGAAGGCTGTATCCGCTCTCTGGAGCATGCCTACAGCAAAGACGGCGGTCTGGCGGTGCTCTACGGTAACTTTGCGGAAAACGGCTGCATTGTGAAAACCGCCGGGGTGGACGACAGCATCCTGAAATTCACCGGTCCGGCGAAAGTCTACGAGAGCCAGGACGATGCGGTTGAGGCGATTCTCGGCGGCAAAGTGGTGGAAGGCGATGTGGTGGTTATCCGCTACGAAGGGCCGAAAGGCGGGCCGGGGATGCAGGAGATGCTCTATCCGACCAGCTTCCTGAAATCGATGGGACTGGGTAAAGCCTGTGCGCTGATCACCGACGGGCGTTTCTCCGGCGGTACGTCCGGCCTTTCCATCGGTCACGTTTCGCCGGAAGCGGCCAGCGGCGGCAATATCGGTCTGATTGAAGATGGCGATACTATCGCGATCGATATCCCTGCCCGTAGCATTCAGCTTCAGGTAAGCGAGGCCGAACTAGCGGCACGTCGTGAAGCGCAGGAAGCGCGCGGCGATAAAGCCTGGACGCCGAAAGATCGTCAGCGCCAGGTGTCGTTCGCCCTGCGTGCCTATGCCAGTCTCGCGACCAGCGCAGACAAAGGCGCGGTGCGCGATAAATCGAAACTGGGAGGCTGA
- the ilvA gene encoding threonine ammonia-lyase, biosynthetic, translating into MAESQPLSAAPEGAEYLRAVLRAPVYEAAQVTPLQKMEKLSARLDNVVLVKREDRQPVHSFKLRGAYAMMAGLNEEQKARGVITASAGNHAQGVAFSSARLGVKALIVMPVATADIKVDAVRGFGGEVLLHGANFDEAKAKAIELAQQQGFTWVPPFDHPMVIAGQGTLALELLQQDAHLDRVFVPVGGGGLAAGVAVLIKQLMPQIKVIAVEAEDSACLKAALEAGQPVDLPRVGLFAEGVAVKRIGDETFRLCQEYLDDIITVDSDAICAAMKDLFEDVRAVAEPSGALALAGMKKYIARHNIRGERLAHILSGANVNFHGLRYVSERCELGEQREALLAVTIPEEKGSFLKFCQLLGGRSVTEFNYRFADARDACIFVGVRLSRGMEERKEILNLLHDGGYSVVDLSDDEMAKLHVRYMVGGRPSKPLQERLYSFEFPESPGALLKFLHTLGTRWNISLFHYRSHGTDYGRVLAAFELGDHEPDFETRLNELGYDCHDESNNPAFRFFLAGQDFQKSA; encoded by the coding sequence ATGGCCGAATCGCAACCTCTGTCAGCCGCCCCGGAAGGCGCGGAGTATCTTCGGGCGGTACTGCGCGCGCCGGTTTATGAAGCCGCGCAGGTGACGCCGCTGCAAAAAATGGAAAAGCTTTCGGCGCGTCTCGATAACGTAGTGCTGGTAAAGCGTGAAGATCGGCAGCCGGTTCACAGCTTTAAGCTGCGCGGCGCCTACGCGATGATGGCGGGGCTGAACGAAGAGCAAAAAGCGCGCGGCGTGATCACCGCCTCGGCGGGTAACCATGCGCAGGGGGTGGCGTTTTCCTCGGCGCGTCTGGGCGTCAAGGCGCTGATTGTCATGCCCGTGGCGACGGCCGATATTAAAGTCGATGCGGTGCGCGGTTTCGGCGGCGAAGTGCTGCTGCACGGCGCTAACTTTGATGAGGCGAAAGCCAAAGCGATTGAGCTGGCGCAGCAGCAGGGATTTACCTGGGTTCCGCCTTTCGATCACCCGATGGTAATCGCCGGTCAGGGCACCCTGGCGCTGGAGCTGTTGCAGCAGGATGCCCACCTTGACCGGGTGTTTGTGCCGGTCGGCGGCGGTGGACTGGCGGCAGGTGTGGCGGTGCTGATCAAACAGCTGATGCCGCAAATCAAGGTGATTGCCGTGGAAGCGGAAGATTCCGCCTGCCTGAAGGCGGCGCTGGAGGCCGGGCAGCCTGTCGACCTTCCGCGCGTTGGCCTCTTTGCCGAAGGGGTGGCGGTAAAACGCATTGGCGATGAAACCTTCCGTCTGTGCCAGGAGTATCTCGACGATATCATCACCGTCGACAGCGATGCGATTTGCGCGGCGATGAAAGATCTGTTCGAAGATGTGCGCGCGGTGGCGGAGCCGTCCGGCGCGCTGGCTCTGGCGGGGATGAAAAAGTATATCGCCCGCCACAACATCCGCGGCGAGCGCTTGGCGCACATCCTTTCCGGCGCTAACGTTAACTTTCACGGCCTGCGCTATGTCTCTGAACGCTGCGAATTGGGCGAACAGCGCGAAGCGCTGCTGGCGGTGACCATTCCGGAAGAGAAGGGCAGTTTCCTTAAGTTCTGTCAGCTGCTGGGCGGGCGCTCGGTGACGGAGTTCAACTACCGTTTTGCCGATGCCAGAGATGCCTGCATTTTTGTCGGCGTGCGTCTGAGCCGCGGTATGGAAGAGCGCAAAGAGATCCTTAATTTGCTGCATGACGGCGGCTACAGCGTGGTCGATCTTTCCGACGATGAAATGGCGAAGCTGCACGTGCGTTACATGGTGGGCGGTCGTCCTTCGAAGCCGCTCCAGGAACGTCTTTACAGCTTTGAGTTCCCGGAATCACCGGGCGCGTTGCTGAAGTTCCTGCATACGCTGGGCACGCGCTGGAATATCTCTTTGTTCCACTACCGCAGTCACGGGACCGACTATGGCCGCGTGCTGGCGGCGTTTGAGTTGGGCGATCATGAACCGGATTTCGAAACCCGTCTTAATGAACTGGGCTACGACTGCCACGATGAGAGCAACAACCCGGCGTTCAGGTTCTTTCTGGCGGGCCAGGACTTTCAGAAAAGCGCCTGA